In one Sporomusa sphaeroides DSM 2875 genomic region, the following are encoded:
- a CDS encoding SpoIVB peptidase S55 domain-containing protein, with protein MKILSIIIRRCLTALVAVFLLLPFVKVQAAPEFMPVDQVTKGMHGIAKTVVSGNKIEEFGVEVLGVMEQKGPSGDLLLVRTYGDVIDRTGGIAQGMSGSPVYIDGKLVGAIAYGWALTDHKIGMVTPIADMLALWDINKGGQPEPKLPAELKVPAELQMPAEQPAIPEEPEVPAEQPAIPEEPETPAEQPDLSANQAATPLMVSGFGEQSLKMLADKLKPYNLTPYAVNSSMADTNNGIAYRTVEPGSTIGVQLVRGDVSVGALGTVTYVEGDKILAFGHPFLKRGQANYFLTDAKVYTTVNGLENSFKVGNSTEAIGMVTQDRGAGIAGKLGHFPSVVPLRISVTDNTLSRTNDLWAQVVQDEELAPTLAAVSVFNAIEKTTDRIGSGSARVGFEISAAGIPGGVLKRENMFYTQGNIGELAIAEVHEALALLAGNQFSPVTVMDVKVDVTIDNERKTATIVEAKANTAEAKPGDKVNIEVKLKPFRSEPITRQVTYTVPQDQQPGTLMLAVRGGGMISLAQLLGKNQVTEEDITKLFLAKPKAKSLEEAVKELVNRDRNNDIVVEAIEMGMPNSPGGGTGKNAKPAAEKKFEPAPTPVQPDNAKLTAKLGSSFAQKAKNAKNDADKRKVHLTTDYIIDGDAQVVLNITK; from the coding sequence ATGAAGATATTGTCTATAATTATAAGGCGCTGCCTGACAGCGCTGGTAGCGGTATTTTTGCTGCTGCCATTTGTCAAAGTCCAGGCAGCGCCTGAGTTTATGCCTGTTGATCAGGTAACCAAAGGCATGCATGGGATTGCTAAAACAGTTGTTTCCGGCAACAAGATTGAGGAATTTGGCGTAGAAGTGTTAGGTGTCATGGAGCAAAAAGGCCCGTCCGGCGATTTGCTGCTGGTGCGTACTTATGGTGACGTTATTGACCGTACCGGTGGTATTGCCCAGGGAATGAGCGGCAGCCCGGTATACATTGACGGCAAGCTGGTAGGGGCTATCGCCTATGGCTGGGCATTAACCGACCACAAAATTGGCATGGTAACCCCGATTGCCGATATGCTGGCACTTTGGGATATTAATAAGGGGGGGCAGCCTGAACCCAAGCTACCGGCAGAGCTGAAAGTACCTGCAGAACTGCAAATGCCTGCAGAACAACCGGCAATACCGGAAGAACCGGAAGTGCCTGCCGAGCAGCCTGCAATACCGGAAGAACCGGAAACGCCTGCCGAGCAACCGGACCTGTCTGCCAATCAGGCCGCTACACCGTTAATGGTATCAGGCTTTGGGGAACAGTCCCTCAAAATGCTGGCAGACAAGCTGAAACCATACAATCTTACCCCTTATGCTGTCAACAGCAGCATGGCTGACACTAACAATGGCATTGCTTATAGAACCGTGGAACCTGGCAGTACCATTGGTGTGCAGTTGGTTCGCGGTGATGTCAGCGTCGGGGCCTTAGGGACAGTAACCTATGTGGAAGGCGATAAAATCCTGGCTTTTGGCCATCCTTTCCTTAAGCGGGGCCAAGCCAACTATTTTCTGACAGATGCCAAAGTATATACTACCGTGAATGGCTTGGAGAACTCTTTCAAAGTGGGGAACTCAACCGAAGCCATTGGCATGGTTACCCAGGACCGGGGAGCCGGTATTGCCGGTAAGCTGGGACATTTCCCCAGCGTGGTTCCCTTAAGAATCAGTGTTACCGACAACACCCTCAGCCGCACCAATGACCTGTGGGCACAAGTGGTACAAGATGAGGAACTGGCGCCTACGCTTGCGGCAGTCAGTGTCTTTAATGCCATTGAAAAAACCACCGACCGTATAGGTTCCGGCTCTGCCCGGGTCGGTTTTGAAATCAGTGCTGCCGGTATTCCCGGCGGCGTGCTGAAACGTGAAAATATGTTTTACACACAGGGCAATATCGGGGAACTGGCGATAGCCGAGGTGCATGAAGCGCTGGCGCTCTTAGCCGGCAACCAGTTTTCACCGGTAACGGTAATGGATGTAAAAGTAGATGTCACAATCGATAACGAGCGCAAGACAGCCACTATTGTCGAAGCCAAAGCCAATACCGCTGAGGCAAAACCGGGAGACAAAGTGAATATTGAGGTTAAGCTCAAGCCCTTTCGCAGTGAACCCATCACCAGACAAGTTACCTATACAGTACCCCAGGACCAGCAGCCAGGAACCCTTATGCTGGCCGTACGCGGCGGCGGTATGATTTCGCTGGCACAACTCCTGGGTAAAAATCAGGTTACTGAAGAAGACATCACGAAACTGTTTTTGGCCAAACCGAAAGCCAAGTCCCTGGAGGAAGCAGTTAAAGAACTGGTCAATCGTGACCGCAACAACGACATCGTGGTGGAAGCTATTGAAATGGGCATGCCTAACAGCCCTGGCGGCGGCACAGGCAAGAATGCCAAGCCGGCAGCTGAGAAAAAGTTTGAACCCGCACCCACACCGGTTCAGCCGGACAATGCCAAACTAACAGCAAAACTTGGCAGTTCGTTTGCCCAAAAAGCAAAAAATGCCAAGAATGATGCCGATAAACGCAAAGTTCATCTAACAACAGACTACATCATTGACGGTGATGCTCAAGTCGTGTTAAACATAACTAAATAG
- a CDS encoding biotin/lipoyl-binding protein, translating to MMAHKRSIIIITVLLVIGAVAWALAAGQTVDQRGVLAGSVMANGLTTPGATAREGDILVYVQTITGPAAAVRATVDGTVKEVLVKPGDKVKTGDILVRIEPSKR from the coding sequence ATGATGGCTCACAAAAGAAGTATCATCATTATTACGGTGCTGCTGGTTATTGGCGCTGTAGCCTGGGCTTTGGCTGCCGGACAGACGGTAGACCAGCGCGGCGTATTGGCAGGCAGCGTTATGGCCAATGGTCTAACCACTCCTGGCGCCACGGCCCGTGAAGGCGATATTCTGGTATATGTTCAAACAATTACCGGTCCGGCTGCCGCAGTTCGCGCCACCGTTGACGGTACAGTCAAGGAAGTATTGGTTAAACCTGGCGACAAGGTTAAAACAGGCGATATTTTAGTAAGAATTGAACCATCTAAAAGATAG
- a CDS encoding phosphodiester glycosidase family protein yields MLKQWKQRLPLFLVITAVLVFSIQNMVQAAPNIVVNNVRVSQTAEAVRFVFDVTDLPQYKVMTLENPLRLVIDMPGTVNKAAAQYNLNDPTVKGLRLAQFEPGKLRAVVDLKTVYMYKIFTLPNPNRLVVDIIKDYEHKLVDEVVPGITYTSWLRHAANGPVWAHILDIDPKAGFAVKPVLSNEMIQGLEPLLPMAQRSGAIAAVNGSYFGLDGSIIGLLKIDGEIASTPELPRTALGILPTGDLFIDQVSYEGKIELPGGKTAAIQAVNRERGENELVLYNGLYAPATGCNQHGMEYIIVNDKVTAINTGNSPIPPDGVVLSAHGTAARPLAGLKVGDTVTVRQTLGSEWDKTQHALGAGPMLIKNNSVFLTTKMEEFGPDVAGGRAPRTAIGLKDDGHILAVVVDGRQDSSIGMSLLELALFMQELGARDAMNLDGGGSSEMVIQGKIVNKPSDKRERRVGNALVIIPSRVAN; encoded by the coding sequence ATGTTGAAACAATGGAAGCAACGGTTACCCTTATTTTTAGTAATTACAGCTGTGCTGGTCTTTTCTATCCAAAACATGGTACAGGCGGCACCTAACATAGTTGTGAATAACGTCAGGGTAAGCCAGACAGCGGAAGCCGTACGTTTCGTCTTTGATGTGACAGACCTCCCCCAGTATAAAGTGATGACGCTGGAAAATCCGCTCAGACTGGTCATCGACATGCCGGGAACTGTCAATAAGGCGGCTGCTCAATATAATTTGAATGACCCTACAGTGAAGGGGCTGCGGCTGGCGCAATTCGAGCCCGGAAAATTGCGGGCTGTTGTTGATCTTAAAACAGTCTATATGTACAAGATATTTACCTTGCCTAACCCCAACCGTCTGGTTGTTGATATTATAAAAGATTATGAGCACAAGCTGGTTGATGAAGTGGTTCCCGGCATTACCTACACCTCCTGGCTGCGGCATGCCGCCAATGGGCCGGTATGGGCCCATATTCTTGATATTGATCCTAAGGCAGGCTTTGCCGTAAAGCCGGTACTGTCTAATGAAATGATACAAGGTCTTGAACCGCTTCTGCCTATGGCGCAGCGCAGTGGCGCCATAGCGGCGGTTAACGGCTCTTACTTCGGTCTTGACGGTTCTATTATCGGCCTGTTAAAAATCGATGGTGAAATTGCCAGTACGCCGGAACTGCCGCGTACGGCGCTTGGTATCTTGCCAACCGGCGACTTGTTTATCGACCAAGTAAGCTATGAGGGGAAAATTGAGCTGCCTGGCGGCAAAACCGCAGCCATTCAGGCCGTAAACCGTGAACGCGGTGAGAACGAGCTTGTATTGTACAATGGTTTATATGCTCCTGCGACTGGCTGCAATCAGCATGGTATGGAGTATATTATAGTAAACGACAAGGTCACCGCCATTAACACCGGCAATTCCCCCATACCGCCGGACGGGGTGGTGCTGTCGGCGCATGGTACGGCAGCCCGGCCGCTTGCCGGCCTGAAGGTGGGAGATACCGTTACTGTGCGGCAAACCCTTGGCTCCGAATGGGATAAGACGCAGCATGCCTTAGGGGCAGGTCCGATGCTGATTAAGAACAATAGTGTCTTTTTGACCACCAAGATGGAAGAATTCGGTCCGGATGTAGCCGGAGGCCGGGCCCCGCGGACAGCCATCGGACTTAAGGATGACGGACATATTCTGGCAGTTGTCGTGGACGGACGGCAGGACAGCAGCATTGGCATGTCCCTGCTGGAACTGGCTCTCTTTATGCAGGAACTGGGGGCTCGCGATGCCATGAACTTAGATGGCGGCGGCTCCAGTGAGATGGTAATCCAAGGCAAAATCGTCAATAAACCTTCGGATAAACGGGAACGCCGGGTGGGGAATGCGCTGGTAATTATTCCATCCCGTGTTGCTAATTAG
- a CDS encoding rod-binding protein, with protein MRIDSNNFIQPSPVSRTGGTPVVDQGASFAEQLEKAAKAAGRTAPGAADAAAQAAEDAKLKATCKEMEAVFLNMMLTRMRATVPKGNLLGNSSEEQMLTSLLDTELTKNMAQAGGMGLADMLYRQLKKNDVKGQALR; from the coding sequence ATGCGTATCGATTCTAACAATTTTATACAGCCCAGTCCTGTTTCCCGAACAGGCGGTACTCCGGTGGTTGACCAGGGAGCGTCCTTTGCCGAACAGCTGGAAAAGGCCGCTAAAGCGGCCGGACGGACAGCTCCGGGAGCAGCCGACGCGGCAGCCCAGGCGGCTGAGGATGCCAAGCTCAAAGCAACCTGCAAAGAAATGGAAGCTGTTTTTCTCAACATGATGTTAACAAGAATGCGGGCCACAGTGCCTAAAGGAAACTTGCTGGGCAACAGCTCGGAAGAGCAAATGTTGACATCCTTATTGGATACCGAGTTAACAAAAAATATGGCACAAGCCGGTGGTATGGGGCTGGCCGATATGTTATACCGTCAGTTAAAGAAAAATGATGTAAAAGGCCAGGCTCTCCGTTAG